GAAGATCCCGGTGGGAGCAGCGATCGTGATGATTCTTCGTTTTTGTTGATCCGTCGTTGTTGGCATTTGGTTTTTTATATTTTCTTTTTCGTTTCTTTTGGGCGTGCCTGTGCTGCTTCCGCCCCAGCACCTATCGTGGGTTGTATCGATGATGGTTGCTTTGTAATACAAAGCGGAAGAAAACCCTATTTCGGCAAAATTTTGGCCAAAAACGTAACACGACGGTTATTATAGGAATGTTCTatttcaaaaataaataaatagccgTGGCAGCCATTCTACTGGAAGCAGATTCGCCTCCGAAAGATGACCCAATCGATTACGTCAACGCTGAGAACAAACGTCATTATACAACACCCGCCCGGGCTGCCGCTGAAGATGATGACCCAATCAGTTACGTCACCCCCGTCAAAAGCGACAACACGCCGCAGCCCGATTTGGTGGGACCAACAGAGAGCTAGGTGCACGATCACGAACCGATCGTCCCCAATGACGGAGACGTACGATTAGCCGGAAGAGACCTTCCTTCCTTCCGTCATCCCATTTCTTCCAGTCGCCAACTTGGCTCCCATCTCCTCCCGGCGACCCATAAATACCCGGGACGACTCGCTCACCACTCATCACCAAACTAATACGCATCAGATACTCATTCAGACGACTCGAGCAACCACTGCCTCTTACACTTGTCACGTCCTACTCGCAATGGCCGCAGCTGCAGCAATAGCAAGGTGCGTGATTTCTCTGAGTAGTAAGCGCTAGTACGTAtagttgtactacatcattttgtACGTGGAGTAATTGAGAcggtggtgtgtgtgtgtgtgtgtccgcTGCAGTTCCACGAAAGAAGTGCTCCCGCCTGCACTGGGCGCCGTCTCCGAGCCCCCTCCCCTCTTTGATGGCACCACCAGGTAACCACCTACCGCTACTAGTGATCTCAACCATCTGCATCCATCGGGATGCAATTCATGAGCTAACTTTTAAACTAACTGTCGGTTGATTATGTGCGGTGCGACGACGTACGTACGTGAAGACTGTATATTTGCTACATCTGCCCGTTTGCTCAACGTGCCTGGGTGACCCGGAACTGCAAGGTACTTGCAGCCGATGCCAAGTCACATCTTCCATCCATCACTAAACCTTGCGTGGAGAAGAAAAACAAACTGAAACCCTGTTCCTTTTTCCGTGCGTCGTTCTGTGCAGGGTCTGCAGGAGGAGATCAAGCTGGTCGCCATCAATCTGGAGGACAAACCAGCATGGTACAAGGAGAAGGTTTACCCACAGGGCACGGTACGCGCCGACACACACTTCACCGACATGAATGATCATCTGTTCCTCGACCGAATGCCCTCCTATCCTCGCACCAATGCTTATACCTTCATGGATCGTCTTCCCTCCACTCCATATACAGGTGCCTTCCCTGGAGCACGACGGCAGGGTCACCGGAGAGAGCTTGGATTTGATCAAGTACATCGACACCAATTTCCAAGGCCCGGCACTGCTTCCTCAAGTAAGATCAGATGATATAGCCCATTAACTCTAGGGAAGAAAATGATGTTTCAGTCTTGCTGTAATCTTTGGATGTGTCGATTGCCAGGATCCGGCTAAGAGGCAGTTCGCCGATGAGCTGATTGCTTACGCTGACGCCTTTACCAAAGCACTCTACTCGCCCTTGATCTCCCAAGTGGCCATGTCAGACGAAGCTGGTAACTAACAACCATCTCTGCAACTACTTTCCGAATCATAGGAATGCCATTTCGGATTAGTTCACATTGCTCGAGCGTAATTACATCCTTTTGTTCGTCAGTTGCTGCTCTAGACAAGATCGAAGCTGCCCTGTCCAAGTTCAGCGACGGCCCGTTCTTCCTTGGCCAATTTAGCTTGGTATATATGCTAATCCACTCGAGCTTAAACCAAATGTGTTCTGCTTTGATTTCCACCGGATGTTTGTGGTAATGCCTGCTTCAACTGCTTCAACTTGCAGGTGGACATTGCGTACGTGACGATCTTGGAGAGGGTTCAGATATACTACTCTAACCTGAGGAACTACGAGATCGCCAAAGACAGGCCCAACCTTGAGAGATACACCGAGGAGATGAACAAGATCGAAGCGTATAAGCAAACCAAAAATGTCCCGCTGGCCTTGCTTGATGCTGCCAAGAGGCATCTCAAGGCAAATACAACTTTCCTCCAAGTTCTTTTCTTCATTCCTTTCGGTTTATACTACCGATACTAACGTATATATCGCTGTGAGTTTTCAGATTGCTTGAAGAAGCGGTGCTGTCGCCAAGGATAACGGTCGCTGCCTGCCAGGGAACGGCGGCATTTGAGTAGGCAAGACTGAACTCTCGTCACTGGGGGCTGGGGCTTCTTTTGCCACCATTATCACAATGAGTTGTATGTGTTTTCTTCCCAATAAATGACACCATGTTGTAACCTGTAAGGGCTATGCTTTTTATGAAACAATAATGTAC
This genomic window from Aegilops tauschii subsp. strangulata cultivar AL8/78 chromosome 4, Aet v6.0, whole genome shotgun sequence contains:
- the LOC109768216 gene encoding protein IN2-1 isoform X1, whose translation is MAAAAAIASSTKEVLPPALGAVSEPPPLFDGTTRLYICYICPFAQRAWVTRNCKGLQEEIKLVAINLEDKPAWYKEKVYPQGTVPSLEHDGRVTGESLDLIKYIDTNFQGPALLPQDPAKRQFADELIAYADAFTKALYSPLISQVAMSDEAVAALDKIEAALSKFSDGPFFLGQFSLVDIAYVTILERVQIYYSNLRNYEIAKDRPNLERYTEEMNKIEAYKQTKNVPLALLDAAKRHLKIA
- the LOC109768216 gene encoding protein IN2-1 isoform X2 is translated as MAAAAAIASSTKEVLPPALGAVSEPPPLFDGTTRLYICYICPFAQRAWVTRNCKGLQEEIKLVAINLEDKPAWYKEKVYPQGTVPSLEHDGRVTGESLDLIKYIDTNFQGPALLPQDPAKRQFADELIAYADAFTKALYSPLISQVAMSDEAVAALDKIEAALSKFSDGPFFLGQFSLVDIAYVTILERVQIYYSNLRNYEIAKDRPNLERYTEEMNKIEAYKQTKNVPLALLDAAKRHLKANTTFLQVLFFIPFGLYYRY